A stretch of the Nicotiana tabacum cultivar K326 chromosome 6, ASM71507v2, whole genome shotgun sequence genome encodes the following:
- the LOC142182077 gene encoding protein FAR1-RELATED SEQUENCE 5-like has product MVVGSMVIPKYSDPKTIYTSKDIQFNMLSEHDVNLTYMQAWRAKEKALQFLRGHPADSYNKLPSYLYILEKTYPGSVVKLKKTDDDGFLYVFVAICMSINGWEYCRSVVVVDETFLKSAYKGIMLTVRCSSTCTVLPLAYVVVVDSENDASWKWFFEQFKHAYGERPNICVVSDHDESILKATSIVYPGMPHYSCMWHIWTNIRAKFKKGHLKLSELYFATARSYTLDEFNERMSKIEEIYPRVKAYLYDIGYHRWSRVHATVNRTWTMTSNIAESLNAVTKYARELPIVELLEYMRTLLEHWTKEKLLKAKGTFTYLGFKFNKELDDTEHCRTSLE; this is encoded by the exons ATGGTAGTTGGTAGCATGGTTATTCCAAAATATTCTGATCCTAAGACAATTTACACTTCAAAAGACATACAATTTAACATGTTGTCTGAACACGACGTGAATCTAACCTACATGCAAGcttggagagcaaaggaaaaggctTTACAGTTTTTGAGAGGTCATCCTGCTGACTCCTACAACAAATTGCCTAGTTATTTGTATATTTTGGAGAAGACTTATCCGGGGTCTGTAGTTAAATTGAAGAAGACAGACGATGACGGCTTCTTGTATGTATTTGTTGCGATTTGTATGTCAATCAATGGTTGGGAATATTGTAggtcagttgtagtagttgatgAGACCTTCTTAAAGTCAGCATACAAGGGAATAATGCTAACAGTTAGATGCAGCAG TACTT GTACCGTATTACCATTggcatatgttgttgttgttgattcagaAAATGACGCATCATGGAAGTGGTTTTTTGAGCAATTCAAACATGCATATGGTGAAAGACCAAATATATGTGTTGTTTCGGATCATGATGAGAGTATCTTGAAGGCAACATCTATTGTTTATCCCGGCATGCCACATTATtcttgcatgtggcatatttggacaaatataaggGCAAAGTTCAAGAAGGGACATCTAAAGTTAAGTGAATTGTACTTTGCCACGGCACGGTCATACACgcttgatgaatttaatgaaaggatgtcaaagattgaagagatTTACCCCCGTGTTAAAGCATACTTATATGATATTGGCTATCATAGATGGTCTCGAGTACATGCTACGGTGAACAGAACTTGGACTATGACATCAAACATTGCAGAGTCGTTGAATGCTGTAACAAAATATGCAAGAGAGCTGCCGATAGTAGAACTATTAGAGTATATGAGGACCCTTCTTGAACATTGGACGAAGGAAAAGTTATTGAAAGCAAAGGGTACATTCACATACCTTGGGTTCAAATTCAACAAAGAGTTGGATGACACAGAACATTGTCGCACAAGCTTAGAGTAA